The genomic segment GCGGGTTCGTTGCCAGGCTGGCGCTGGCCTGCGAGCCAGGCCTCGTATTCGTTAGGTGTTTGCGCGATGGCGAGGATGCGCATGCGCGCGTGTTCGGCGCCGCAATACTCGGCGCATTGTCCCTGGTACTCGCCGGGTTGCGCAGCTTCAATGCGCAGATAATTCGGCTGGCCCGGAATCAGATCGACCTTGCCATGCAGCGCGGGCACCCAGAACGAGTGCATAATGTCGCGCGTCTCAAGCCGAATATTTACCGGCTTGCCGACGGGCAAGTGAAGCTCGTTCGCGGTTGTGACTTCCATCGATGGGTCGTCGCTGAGATAGTGAATCTCCCACCACCATTGATGGCCGACGATGAGGATGGCGGGCTTCATGCTGTGCGCCATCATCGCGTGGCTCGGGCCGCCGTGCATTCCGTGGATGGGGAAGGCGCGCAACAGCGCGAGGCCCCAAACGAAGAGAACGCTCAGCACGATAAGCGGAATCGCGATGCCGCCAACGGCGATCCACATCTCGCCGCCGCCGGTATCGATGGGCGCGTGCTCGGTGAGATCGCCGCGGCGCTTGTAGAACGCGATGGCGAAGAGCAGCCACATGATCGCCGTGATGACGAGGAACAGCACGGTCATGAAGAGAGACAGGTGCGAGATGCGTTCCGCGGCCGGCCCGTGCGGATCGAATGTTGATTGCACCGTGTGGCAGCCGGCCAGAGCCACAAGCATGGCTGCCGTTGCAAACACGCTGAGGACCCGGCGTGGCATCAGTGCTTCTCCGCTGCGGTGGTTTGCGTTGCAACGCTCGGCTTTTCTTCCTGCTGCGGATTGGGCTGCTGCTCGTGGACAGGCTCAACGGGGGGATCCGGTTCTTCCGGCGTGCCCATCGACTTGATGTAAGCGACGAGTTCCCAGATCTGCTGCTGCGGAATCTTTGAGCCCCACGAAGGCATGCCGCGGGAACGGCCGTGCGCGATGGTGTCGAAGATCTGGTCATCGCGATTGCCATAGAGCCACACGGGATCGCGCAGGCTGGGCCCCATGCCGCCGCCCGCGTGGCCTCCGTGACAACCGGAGCAGTTGTACCAGTCGAAGAGGCGACGGCCATCCTGCAGCGCGACGGGATCGTGTTCGTATGGGTTGGTGGGATAGTGGATGTTCTGCACGCCGCCGGGCACCGGGCCGACGGGGTTGTCGGTGATGGCGGGGCCGTTGACCGCTACCGAGTTTGAGTTGGAGGAGCGGCGACAGCCGGCTGCACACGCGAGCAGCGATGCGGAAAGCACGAGTACGGTGAGGGGTTTCATTCAGGCCTCCCTGTTTGCTCGCGGGCGCTGGCGGACTGCGTGGAGCGCTCTGCTTGCGGGATGCCGTAGTTCTGGAGGATGGCGCTGATTTCGGCCCGCCGGCGATCGAGCTCGCGGTCGAGCAGATCACGCCAGCCGGTGTCGCGCTCGCGCACGCCGATGCCGATGTCGAACTGGAACGGCATGTCCGGTTGTTTGGAATCGGCCGTGATCGGCGTAATTTCGAGCGGCACAGAGGAGTTGCGGCTGAAATATCCGCCGAGCGGACCCCATACGATGGCAACATCGACTTTGCCATCCTGGAGCGCTCGAATCACGTCGGCGGAAGGATCCTTCTCGTTGAGATTTCCAAAGATGCTGTAGCCGACAAGGTTCTTGACGATACCGCGGTGGATGAGAGCGTTGACGGGTGGCGTGTTGTCATTTGCATCGCCCAGGATGTGCACACCGATCTTCAGCGTGTGCAGGCGCGGATCATCGAGCGAAGCGATGTCGAGGTGACTGTCGCGGCGCGTGATGAATACGTAAGTCGAGCGGTAGTACGGTTTCGTAGTCGCGGCTTCGTCAAAGCCTGTCGGTACGCCCATCACGATGTCGCATACGCTGCTGTTCAGCGTCCTTCTGAAGAACTTCTCGCCCTGCCGGAACCAGAAGTATTCGACCTGCATGCCGAAGTCTTTCGCGATGAGATCGGCGATCTGGTTTTCGAATCCCTGCTTCTGATCGTTCGAATAAGGAAGGTTGTTCGGGTCAGCACACACGCGCAGAACCTTGGGCAAATTAGGCGTACTCGTCTGGCCGAATGCTGCCGGACCGCAAAATGCCGCCGCGATGCAAGCCATCAGGAGAAATCTAGAGACCGAAGACATAGAGCAGATCTCCTGGCGGGCTGAGGGTTTTGATCTTCTTCATTGCCCCGACAACACCAAGCGCAGCATAAGGATCGTCGGTTGAGACTTCAGGCAGCGCTGTCGCGCCCATCCAACCGCCAACACCGGAATAGATAGCGACGTATTGCTTGCCATCTGGGCCAGTGAATGTCATCGGATTGCCGACGATGCCGGACGGCGTTTTGAACTGCCACAGAACCTTGCCGCTGTGCGCATCGAGGGCGCGGAACCAGCCGTCCATCGTTCCGTAGAACACAAGGTCGCCGCCCGTTGATAGCACGCCGCTGTAGACGGGCAGGTCGGGCTCCTTGACGCTCCACACCTTCTTGCCTTGTGCGACGTCCCACGCAACGAGTTCGCCTTGATAGCCACCTGGCCCGGGATACATGCGCACGCTGGCGCCAAGGTACGGCGTTCCGGCGATGTAATTCACCGCAGTGCCCATGTAGTCCATGCAGGTGTTGTGCGCGGGAATGTAAACGAGGCCCGTGCGCGGCGAGAACGACGATGGGATGAAGTCCTTCGCGCCCGTTGAGCTGGGGCAGATATCGGTGGAGTACTTGCCGAAGTGCGTCTCCTTCGCCTTCACCTCGATGGGCTGCCCCGTCTTGAGGTCGTAGCCGGTGGCCCAGTTCGTCGGCTCATATTGCGAGGCCGACAGCAACTCGCCCGTCGTGCGATCCATCACGAACACAAAACCTGAGCGGCCCGGATGAATGAGCAACTTGCGCATCTGCCCCTTCCACGGCATGTCGACGAGTATGTTCTCCATGATCTCGTCGTAGTCCCACTCATCATGCGGGCCCAATTGCCAGGCCCACTTCGCCATGCCCGTGTCGGCGTCGCGCGCGAATATCGTGACTGTCCACTTGTTGTCACCGGGGCGCATGTCAGGATTCCATGGGCCGGGATTGCCGGTGCCGTAATAGATGAGATTGAGCTCCGGATCGTAAGACACCCAGCCCCAGATCGTGCCGCCGCCGATCTTCCACTGCCCCGGCGTCCACGACTTGATGCCCTGATCTTTGCCCTGCTGATCATGTGCGTAGAACGGCTTGAAATCCGGGCCGATACGCACGTCCTCATCGGGGCCCGTGCTCCACGCGGTCCAGTCGATCTTGCCTGTCTTTACATCGAGTGCGGTGAGCTTGCCGCGCACGCCCAGTTCGCCGCCGCTGTTGCCTACGTAAACCTTGTCCTTGACCACGATCGGCGCCATGGTGGTGGTTTCGCCATAGTGAATGTCGCCAACCTGCGTGCGCCAGACTTCGTGCCCAGTCTGCGCGTCGACTGCAACCACGTGCGCGTCGAGCAACGCATAGATGATCTTTCCGTCCGCGTAGCTCGCACCGCGATTCACCACATCGCAGCACGCAATTCCCTGCGACGCAACATCGGGGTGAGGCTCATATTTCCACTTGAGCGGGAAGTTCGGCTGCGAAAGATCGTAGGCGATGAGATTGTTCGGGAAAGGCGTAACCATGTAGAGCATGTTGCCGACGACGAGCGGGCCGCCCTCGTGCCCATGTGGAATTCCATCGGCCATGTTCGCGACGACATGAAGGTTGTGCACATTGCTGGTGTTGATCTGCCCCAGTGGCGAGTACCTCAGGTTGCCGAAGTCGCCAGCGGGCATAATCCATTGG from the Occallatibacter riparius genome contains:
- the coxB gene encoding cytochrome c oxidase subunit II is translated as MPRRVLSVFATAAMLVALAGCHTVQSTFDPHGPAAERISHLSLFMTVLFLVITAIMWLLFAIAFYKRRGDLTEHAPIDTGGGEMWIAVGGIAIPLIVLSVLFVWGLALLRAFPIHGMHGGPSHAMMAHSMKPAILIVGHQWWWEIHYLSDDPSMEVTTANELHLPVGKPVNIRLETRDIMHSFWVPALHGKVDLIPGQPNYLRIEAAQPGEYQGQCAEYCGAEHARMRILAIAQTPNEYEAWLAGQRQPGNEPATEAAKAGQKIFLAGPCSMCHTVRGTQAGGNVAPDLTHIGSRQMIAANYYRNNDAYLEAWITHAQSLKPQTQMPNLTHFTGEQLADLTAYLRQLQ
- a CDS encoding c-type cytochrome, with amino-acid sequence MKPLTVLVLSASLLACAAGCRRSSNSNSVAVNGPAITDNPVGPVPGGVQNIHYPTNPYEHDPVALQDGRRLFDWYNCSGCHGGHAGGGMGPSLRDPVWLYGNRDDQIFDTIAHGRSRGMPSWGSKIPQQQIWELVAYIKSMGTPEEPDPPVEPVHEQQPNPQQEEKPSVATQTTAAEKH
- a CDS encoding substrate-binding domain-containing protein; this encodes MSSVSRFLLMACIAAAFCGPAAFGQTSTPNLPKVLRVCADPNNLPYSNDQKQGFENQIADLIAKDFGMQVEYFWFRQGEKFFRRTLNSSVCDIVMGVPTGFDEAATTKPYYRSTYVFITRRDSHLDIASLDDPRLHTLKIGVHILGDANDNTPPVNALIHRGIVKNLVGYSIFGNLNEKDPSADVIRALQDGKVDVAIVWGPLGGYFSRNSSVPLEITPITADSKQPDMPFQFDIGIGVRERDTGWRDLLDRELDRRRAEISAILQNYGIPQAERSTQSASAREQTGRPE
- a CDS encoding PQQ-dependent dehydrogenase, methanol/ethanol family, whose translation is MDRLIPILGRAAIAGLIIAAGTGLAQKEAANGSTTNIPGALPNVHLVAPVANGQWIMPAGDFGNLRYSPLGQINTSNVHNLHVVANMADGIPHGHEGGPLVVGNMLYMVTPFPNNLIAYDLSQPNFPLKWKYEPHPDVASQGIACCDVVNRGASYADGKIIYALLDAHVVAVDAQTGHEVWRTQVGDIHYGETTTMAPIVVKDKVYVGNSGGELGVRGKLTALDVKTGKIDWTAWSTGPDEDVRIGPDFKPFYAHDQQGKDQGIKSWTPGQWKIGGGTIWGWVSYDPELNLIYYGTGNPGPWNPDMRPGDNKWTVTIFARDADTGMAKWAWQLGPHDEWDYDEIMENILVDMPWKGQMRKLLIHPGRSGFVFVMDRTTGELLSASQYEPTNWATGYDLKTGQPIEVKAKETHFGKYSTDICPSSTGAKDFIPSSFSPRTGLVYIPAHNTCMDYMGTAVNYIAGTPYLGASVRMYPGPGGYQGELVAWDVAQGKKVWSVKEPDLPVYSGVLSTGGDLVFYGTMDGWFRALDAHSGKVLWQFKTPSGIVGNPMTFTGPDGKQYVAIYSGVGGWMGATALPEVSTDDPYAALGVVGAMKKIKTLSPPGDLLYVFGL